From the Babylonia areolata isolate BAREFJ2019XMU chromosome 33, ASM4173473v1, whole genome shotgun sequence genome, one window contains:
- the LOC143276857 gene encoding uncharacterized protein LOC143276857, whose amino-acid sequence MDSSTDSRPVCQNSENVNSGAVNSENINSGSINSEAVNNRPVNGEAVSSESFNSRAVSSESVNSGAVNSGAVDSESVNSGAVDSESVNSESVNSGAVNSESVNSGAVNSESVNSESVNSGAVNSESVNSESVNSGAVNRESVNSGAVNSESVNSGAVDSESINSEAVNSEAVNSGAINNRPVNSEAVNSGAMIRGVVSSTRGNSRAGNTAANNSGNRAASSGTVNTRNSRAISGGGAAANSRNSSAVSQNPRASSNNNNGNNTRRRPSAREEARAGVLTRILFYRFDLLPCLFGRRRLTPVILLKYHSQVVNRHHLDSLDSYVTDVVVAAPVCQRQMLPGNDVIVSRISEDCCSDDEARSLLDRSVQGERASSQAASSDGKDASSADFGGQTTRGGQGQPTSYTYAPPPDADKEETDRDDDDGDAFHLPLGEDCAICLDRMQQPTKLKVCGHVFCRACLEQSFLRRPNCPVCSRSIAVVSGNMPNGKMSVSGQTFDLPGYRRHNTIVITYDIPSGIQQNNHPHPGVPFTGTTRSAFLPATIEGVLVCRMLWVAFKYRLTFTVGRSMTTGRNNVVTWNDVHHKTRVSGGPESFGYPDPTYLARVTEELAAKGITEEFVHRFRIPF is encoded by the exons ATGGATTCTTCTACAGACAGTAGACCTGTCTGTCAGAACAGCGAGAACGTCAACAGCGGAGCCGTCAACAGCGAAAACATCAACAGCGGATCCATCAACAGTGAAGCTGTGAACAACAGGCCAGTCAATGGTGAAGCTGTCAGCAGTGAATCCTTCAACAGCAGAGCTGTCAGCAGTGAATCTGTCAACAGTGGAGCTGTCAACAGCGGAGCTGTCGATAGTGAGTCTGTCAACAGTGGAGCTGTCGATAGTGAATCTGTCAACAGTGAATCTGTCAACAGTGGAGCTGTCAATAGTGAGTCTGTCAACAGTGGAGCTGTCAATAGTGAATCTGTCAACAGTGAATCTGTCAACAGTGGAGCTGTCAATAGTGAGTCTGTCAACAGTGAATCTGTTAACAGTGGAGCTGTCAACCGTGAATCTGTCAACAGCGGAGCTGTCAATAGTGAGTCTGTCAACAGCGGAGCTGTCGATAGTGAGTCCATCAACAGTGAAGCTGTCAACAGCGAAGCTGTCAACAGTGGAGCCATCAACAACAGACCCGTCAACAGCGAAGCTGTCAACAGTGGAGCCATGATCAGAGGAGTTGTCAGCAGCACACG TGGGAACAGCAGAGCTGGCAACACTGCAGCTAACAACAGTGGGAACAGAGCTGCCAGCAGTGGAACTGTCAACACACGGAACAGCAGAGCCATTTCAGG CGGTGGAGCTGCTGCCAACTCACGGAACAGCAGTGCCGTCAGTCAGAACCCAAgagccagcagcaacaacaacaacggcaacaacactaGACGTCGGCCATCAGCTAGGGAGGAGGCGAGAGCTGGTGTTCTGACCAGAATCCTTTTCTACCGCTTCGACCTTCTGCCTTGCCTCTTTGGACGACGGCGACTTACACCTGTCATCCTCCTGAAGTACCATTCCCAGGTGGTGAACAGACATCACCTGGACAGTCTGGACAGCTATGTGACcgacgttgttgttgctgctccggTGTGCCAGCGACAAATGCTGCCTGGGAACGATGTCATCGTTTCCAGAATTTCTGAAGACTGCTGCAGTGATGATGAGGCCAGGTCCCTCCTTGACAGAAGTGTTCAAGGGGAACGGGCATCATCACAAGCAGCATCTTCTGACGGTAAAGATGCCAGTTCTGCTGACTTTGGTGGACAGACCACAAGAGGAGGTCAAGGTCAGCCAACTTCCTACACATACGCACCACCACCAGATGCTGACAAGGAGGAGAcggatcgtgatgatgatgatggcgacgccTTTCACCTTCCATTGGGGGAAGACTGTGCGATCTGTTTGGATCGCATGCAGCAacccaccaagctgaaggtctgtgGACATGTGTTCTGCAGAGCCTGCCTGGAGCAGTCGTTCCTGCGCCGACCCAACTGTCCTGTGTGCAGCCGGTCGATAGCGGTGGTGTCGGGAAACATGCCCAACGGCAAGATGTCCGTCTCTGGGCAGACCTTTGACCTCCCCGGGTATCGCAGGCACAACACCATTGTCATCACCTATGACATACCTAGCGGTATTCAACAG AACAATCATCCCCACCCAGGCGTGCCGTTCACGGGCACCACCCGATCGGCGTTCCTCCCGGCGACGATAGAGGGGGTGCTGGTGTGCCGCATGCTGTGGGTGGCCTTCAAGTACCGGCTGACCTTCACGGTCGGTCGCTCCATGACCACGGGGCGCAACAATGTCGTCACCTGGAACGACGTCCACCACAAGACCCGAGTCAGTGGGGGACCCGAAAG TTTTGGGTATCCAGACCCCACCTATCTTGCCCGCGTCACCGAAGAGCTGGCTGCGAAGGGCATCACTGAAGAGTTCGTCCACAGGTTCAGGATCCCGTTCTGA